From Salarias fasciatus chromosome 5, fSalaFa1.1, whole genome shotgun sequence, a single genomic window includes:
- the LOC115388234 gene encoding protein kinase C delta type-like, translating to MAPFLRISINAHEMGALSPLSDPPICAVKMKESVNTERGKTLLQKKPTMYPAWKSTFDAHIYEGRVLEVVLMQQEGSKESLAKATVGVSVLAERCKKSKTAGRAEFWLDMIPSGRVQMAVQFFLENEDSVKAPPPEGVLTINRRRGAFKQPRVHCIKHHEFIAVFFHQPTFCSVCREFVWGLNKQGYKCKQCNAAIHKKCIDKIIGKCTGTAANSRDTMFQKERFKIDMPHRFKTYNYRGPTFCDHCGSLLWGLYKQGLKCEDCGMNVHSYCQTKVANLCGINQRLLAEALHQVSIKSKKNDDSMGADVGIYQDVRNPTTDPRAQDNGKAVLPTPMTQIAIPSMPPRVHLTLDHLVWIKVLGKGSFGKVLLAELKGKGQYFAVKALKKDVVLMDDDVECTMVEKRVLALAWENPFLTHLYATLQSKEHLFFVMEYLNGGDLMFHIQDKGRFNTARATFYAAEIIVGLQFLHSKGIIYRDLKLDNVMLDKDGHIKIADFGMCRENVFGESKATTFCGTPDYIAPEILLGLKYTFSVDWWSFGVLVYEMLIGQSPFQGDDEEELFEAIRTEFPHYPRWISKEAKSLLEQLFERDPCRRLGVIGKIREHPFFKSINWTALERREVEPPFRPKVKSASDYSNFDREFLSEKPRLSHGDKNLIESMDQNAFAGFSFVNPKLMTLIRK from the exons AGCGAGGAAAGACCCTCCTTCAGAAGAAGCCCACCATGTATCCCGCCTGGAAGTCCACCTTCGATGCTCACATCTACGAGGGCCGAGTCCTGGAAGTGGTCCTCATGCAGCAGGAGGGCTCCAAAGAGTCTCTGGCCAAGGCCACAGTGGGCGTGTCTGTGCTGGCAGAGCGCTGCAAGAAGTCTAAAACTGCTGGACGTGCTGAGTTCTGGCTCGACATGATCCCCTCAGGGAGGGTGCAGATGGCTGTGCAGTTTTTCCTGGAGAACGAGGACTCGG TGAAGGCCCCGCCTCCAGAAGGAGTCCTGACCATCAACAGGCGGAGAGGCGCCTTCAAGCAGCCCAGGGTTCACTGCATCAAGCACCACGAGTTCATCGCCGTCTTCTTCCACCAGCCCACCTTCTGCTCCGTGTGCAGGGAGTTCGTCTG GGGCCTGAACAAGCAAGGTTACAAGTGCAAAC AATGCAATGCAGCAATCCACAAAAAATGCATCGACAAAATCATCGGCAAATGCACCGGAACAGCTGCCAACAGCCGTGACACCATG TTCCAGAAAGAGCGTTTCAAGATTGACATGCCGCATCGCTTCAAGACCTACAACTACCGGGGCCCCACGTTCTGCGACCACTGCGGCAGCCTGCTGTGGGGCCTCTACAAGCAGGGCCTCAAATGTGAAG ACTGTGGCATGAACGTACACAGTTACTGTCAAACTAAAGTGGCCAATCTGTGTGGGATCAACCAGAGGCTGCTGGCGGAGGCTCTGCATCAAGTCTCAATT AAATCCAAGAAGAACGATGACTCCATGGGAGCAGATGTTGGAATCTACCAAGATGTCAGAAATCCTACAACAGACCCTCGGG CACAGGACAATGGCAAGGCTGTGTTACCGACCCCCATGACCCAGATCGCGATCCCGAGCATGCCTCCCAGGGTGCACCTCACCCTCGACCACCTGGTGTGGATAAAGGTGCTCGGAAAAGGCAGCTTTGGAAAG GTGCTGCTGGCCGAGCTGAAGGGAAAGGGTCAGTACTTCGCCGTGAAGGCCCTTAAGAAGGACGTGGTTCTCATGGACGACGACGTGGAGTGCACCATGGTGGAGAAGAGAGTCCTGGCCCTCGCCTGGGAGAACCCCTTCCTCACTCACCTCTACGCCACGTTGCAGTCTAAA GAGCACCTCTTCTTTGTGATGGAGTACTTGAATGGAGGCGACTTGATGTTTCACATCCAAGACAAAGGCCGCTTCAACACCGCCAGAGCGAC GTTCTATGCAGCCGAGATCATCGTGGGACTGCAGTTCCTCCACTCAAAAGGAATAATCTACAG AGACCTGAAGCTGGATAACGTGATGCTGGACAAAGACGGACACATAAAGATCGCAGACTTTGGCATGTGCAGGGAGAATGTGTTTGGAGAGAGCAAGGCGACCACCTTCTGCGGCACGCCGGACTATATCGCGCCAGAG ATCCTGCTGGGGCTGAAGTACACGTTCTCAGTGGACTGGTGGTCGTTTGGCGTGCTGGTGTACGAGATGCTGATCGGTCAGTCGCCCTTCCAAGGCGACGATGAGGAAGAGCTGTTTGAAGCCATCCGGACGGAGTTCCCTCATTACCCGCGGTGGATCTCGAAGGAGGCCAAGAGCTTGCTTGAGCAG CTGTTTGAGCGAGACCCCTGCCGCAGACTGGGTGTGATTGGTAAGATCCGTGAGCACCCGTTCTTCAAATCCATCAACTGGACGgccctggagaggagagaggtggAGCCTCCTTTCAGGCCCAAAGTG AAATCTGCCAGTGACTACAGCAACTTCGACAGAGAGTTCCTGAGCGAGAAGCCACGTCTGTCCCACGGTGACAAAAACCTCATCGAGTCCATGGACCAGAACGCCTTCGCCGGCTTTTCCTTCGTCAACCCGAAACTGATGACCCTGATAAGAAAATGA